Proteins found in one Corynebacterium zhongnanshanii genomic segment:
- a CDS encoding carboxymuconolactone decarboxylase family protein, with translation MNTPGPARFRELGLINGSITALGARVQKRKTLGVFATLGRARRLFRMWLLYSAMMMPFGYLSRQDTELIILRVAWLRGSAYESDQHRDLARRVGLSPQQIDAVHTPEHGFTGRRAVLLAATDELVRDKQLSPTTRLRLTAELSARDQVAFVMLVTNYDGLATALDVLGVPIDEPRRSRG, from the coding sequence ATGAATACTCCTGGACCGGCACGATTCCGAGAACTGGGCCTGATCAACGGCAGCATCACCGCCCTTGGCGCCCGGGTTCAGAAAAGAAAGACGCTGGGCGTGTTTGCCACTCTGGGCCGCGCCCGGCGCCTTTTTCGCATGTGGCTGCTGTATTCGGCGATGATGATGCCCTTTGGCTACCTGTCGCGTCAGGATACGGAGCTGATCATCCTGCGCGTAGCGTGGCTGCGCGGCAGCGCCTACGAATCCGACCAGCATCGCGATCTCGCCCGCCGCGTGGGGTTGAGCCCCCAGCAGATCGACGCCGTGCACACCCCAGAACACGGCTTCACCGGCAGGCGCGCGGTTCTCCTCGCAGCCACGGATGAGCTCGTGCGCGACAAGCAGCTCTCGCCGACAACCCGGCTGCGGCTCACTGCAGAGCTCTCTGCCCGCGACCAGGTTGCCTTCGTGATGCTGGTGACGAACTACGACGGCCTGGCCACAGCTCTGGACGTGCTCGGCGTGCCTATCGACGAGCCCAGGCGAAGCCGCGGTTGA
- a CDS encoding SDR family oxidoreductase: MKYREPNIVVITGAASGIGRALALSFTDATLLLADRDEAGLADTARQCTGCHVDTEVLDIADVEAVTGWADRVVAEFGVPDEVHHVAGISLWGDARSLPHDKWQKVIDINLMGSIHMVEAFAHYLGDGHKPRRKLVFVSSAAGILGLPWHAAYSASKAGVMGMAEVLRFDMKPLGVDVHVVAPGAVDTPLVHSIDIHGVDRSNKRVQKATALFQGHAISPEDAAQAIRAGVRKNKYLITTSRDIAVARWAQVNCPWAYKAAMTLLNRGFAWARR; encoded by the coding sequence ATGAAGTATCGGGAACCAAACATTGTGGTCATCACTGGCGCAGCCAGCGGAATTGGGCGGGCGCTGGCGCTGTCCTTTACTGACGCAACACTGCTGCTGGCCGACAGGGATGAGGCCGGGTTGGCGGACACCGCACGGCAGTGCACGGGCTGCCACGTGGACACCGAGGTGCTGGATATCGCCGATGTCGAGGCGGTGACTGGGTGGGCTGATCGGGTCGTGGCAGAGTTCGGCGTTCCCGACGAAGTCCATCATGTCGCGGGGATCTCCCTGTGGGGCGACGCCCGCAGCCTCCCTCACGACAAGTGGCAGAAAGTCATCGACATCAACTTGATGGGGTCTATCCACATGGTGGAGGCCTTCGCACACTACCTGGGTGATGGACACAAGCCCCGCCGCAAGCTGGTCTTCGTCTCCAGCGCGGCGGGAATCTTAGGCCTGCCGTGGCACGCGGCGTACTCCGCGTCCAAAGCCGGGGTGATGGGCATGGCCGAGGTACTGCGCTTTGATATGAAGCCGTTGGGCGTGGACGTGCACGTGGTCGCTCCCGGGGCGGTGGATACGCCCCTGGTGCATTCCATCGACATCCACGGGGTGGACCGGTCGAACAAACGAGTGCAGAAGGCCACCGCACTGTTCCAGGGGCACGCCATCAGCCCGGAAGACGCGGCTCAGGCAATCCGGGCTGGGGTGCGTAAGAATAAGTACCTCATCACCACCAGCAGGGACATCGCCGTCGCCCGCTGGGCGCAGGTCAACTGTCCATGGGCCTACAAGGCCGCCATGACGCTACTCAACCGCGGCTTCGCCTGGGCTCGTCGATAG
- the mtr gene encoding mycothione reductase: MHFDLIIIGTGSGNSIPSPDNEHLSIAIIEKGVFGGTCINVGCIPTKMFVYPSDIIREIEGASRVSVQASVQKVDWQDLQRRIFSERIDPISEGGAKYRRGEETPNITLFEQAAEFVGPRTLKVGNEVITGDQIVLATGTRPFIPEYIQGVRHHTNESIMRLPEVPETLTILGGGIVAVEFAHVFSALGSRVTVINRSPRLLRKLDDTIVERFNEQAAAQWDLKLGRTVERAEERGDSIALTLDDGTEIISDEVLVAMGRINNSDTLNVEAGGVEINDDGRILVDDYGHTSADGVWALGDASNEFELKHVANNEQRVVAHNIAHPDDLIALNHRAVPSGVFTHPQIATVGMTEAQARDTGRTVTVKVQNFGDVAYGWAMEDQVGIAKVIADAETGEILGAHVLGHQAATLIQPFVTAMTFGIDARVFAKNQYWPHPALTEVVENALLGLEFSSPDPKGLLP, from the coding sequence ATGCACTTCGACCTCATCATCATCGGAACCGGATCCGGCAACTCGATCCCCAGCCCAGACAACGAGCACCTGTCGATCGCCATCATCGAAAAGGGGGTGTTCGGCGGCACCTGCATCAACGTGGGCTGTATTCCCACGAAGATGTTTGTCTATCCATCAGATATCATCCGGGAGATCGAGGGAGCCTCGCGCGTGAGTGTGCAGGCGTCGGTCCAAAAGGTGGATTGGCAGGACCTGCAGCGTCGCATCTTTAGCGAGCGCATCGACCCCATCTCCGAAGGCGGGGCAAAGTATCGCCGCGGCGAGGAGACCCCCAACATCACCCTGTTCGAGCAGGCCGCCGAGTTCGTGGGGCCTCGAACGCTCAAGGTCGGCAACGAGGTCATCACCGGCGATCAGATCGTGCTCGCCACCGGCACGCGGCCGTTCATCCCGGAGTACATCCAGGGCGTGCGGCACCACACCAACGAGAGCATCATGCGCCTGCCGGAGGTTCCGGAGACGCTCACGATCCTGGGAGGCGGAATCGTGGCCGTGGAGTTTGCCCACGTGTTCTCCGCTCTGGGGTCCCGCGTCACGGTCATCAACCGCTCCCCTCGCCTGCTGCGGAAGCTGGACGACACGATCGTGGAACGCTTCAACGAGCAGGCCGCCGCGCAATGGGACCTGAAGCTCGGCCGCACGGTCGAGCGCGCCGAGGAGCGCGGGGACTCCATCGCGCTCACATTGGACGACGGAACCGAGATCATCTCCGACGAGGTACTCGTAGCCATGGGGCGCATCAATAATTCGGACACTCTGAACGTGGAGGCCGGCGGCGTCGAGATTAATGACGACGGGCGGATCCTGGTCGACGACTACGGACACACCAGCGCAGACGGCGTGTGGGCGCTGGGAGACGCATCGAACGAGTTCGAGCTGAAGCACGTCGCGAACAACGAGCAACGGGTGGTGGCGCACAACATCGCGCACCCGGATGACCTGATCGCACTGAATCACCGCGCGGTGCCGTCGGGTGTGTTTACGCATCCCCAAATCGCCACGGTCGGCATGACGGAAGCGCAGGCCAGGGACACCGGGCGGACGGTCACGGTGAAGGTGCAGAACTTTGGGGACGTGGCCTATGGCTGGGCCATGGAGGACCAGGTGGGCATCGCGAAGGTCATTGCCGACGCGGAGACCGGCGAGATCCTGGGCGCGCACGTGCTGGGTCACCAGGCCGCCACGCTGATTCAGCCGTTCGTGACTGCCATGACCTTTGGCATCGACGCCCGCGTGTTCGCCAAAAACCAGTACTGGCCGCACCCGGCGCTGACGGAGGTAGTGGAAAACGCTCTGCTGGGATTGGAGTTTTCCTCCCCCGATCCTAAAGGATTGCTGCCATAA